From the Salarias fasciatus chromosome 5, fSalaFa1.1, whole genome shotgun sequence genome, the window TTCAACTTTTTCTCCAAATGGAGGTAAATTAGTCATTTAAAGTTACAAGGCAAACTGAGTTTGACCTCAAAACAGATCATGTTGTTCATGAGAAACTGGAGTTTCATcagtgaacaaacacaaaatttaCAGCCACAAAGAAACAGTGACAGTGTGACAttacagaaacatttaaaacatttaaaaaaacaagacaaacataAATCTTAAAACAGATCCGTTTCATTGATCAATGacattaaaacaaatttcaCTTTAACTAAATGCCCTAAAATGGACAGAGAAAGGCTTTTTTCATCAGTATGATCAATAATAATTAACGAGTCACAAATATGACTGTAATACTGTGTTCAATACACAGTGAAGCTTCAAGGTAATAAAACTTATTACTATGAAGCAAATGTTTCACAAGGAAGAATTCACTTTTGGATCCTACAACAGATCAGGTTTCAGTAACACGAGTCATAAAAAAGACACAGAGTTCAGTCTAAGAGTTTGTtaattccacaaaaaaagacatttgaaaaTTTGACCACAGTGATCAATAACAGATGATACAATAGTATCTTTTGAGGCAGATTGCTCATGCAATCAAATTGGATTCACACAACATGCATGACAAAATCCCTTTTGTGATTTGAAGGATATTTTGGAAATAATTTCCTCAGGAAATATTATATTGCAAACTCTGCAAAAGCAGAAGAATAAGTCCATAAAATGTGACTTAATTCAGTCCAGAGATCTTTGACCAATATGGTCTGGTGAGTTTGTCCGCAGCATCTTCAGTGTGTAGGTGTCTACCAGGGCCTccagagggcgctgcaggctggaCTCTTGTCTTTGgtgctgctggtctggactgtGGAGCTCAGAGGAGAGAAGTCAGCCTCTCTCAGGTTGAGATCAGAGGACGACTGCAGCTTGTTGAAGTGGTTGATCAGTTTCctgtgctgctggttctgctgctgcagctgtgtcagGAAGCAAACTGTCATCTCCAGGATGTCTGCGTTCTCCAGCTtggagtctggctgctgtttgaGGAAGTCTGGACCCAGGAGAGACTTGAGCTGCTCGATGCTGCTGTTGATTCTCTCTCTGCGCAGCTTCTCCACCAGAGGTTTTCTGATCTGCAGAAACAAGGACAGAGTCAGTTATTAACTTGTTGATCAGCAAAACGCCAAGAAAGAAGCACATGTGTGATGGTTGATTGAAAGTTGCTGAATCTTCAGTTTACCTTGTGGTTGAGAGAGAGAAGGTCCTGAGAGTTGGTGATCGCTGCAGTGATTGTAGGAGCCATGTTTGGATCTCTGTGCTGTTGAGGTCTCTGAAGAGAGAATCTGAAGTGTGCTGGCTGCATCCCTCCTATTTATACTCCTGCATCTCCATATGAATGTGTGGGTCTGACTCTGGTGGATGTTTCCCACagtctggaccaatcagagagctcgTTGAGACAGTGAGCCATGTGGAGCAGCAACATGCTGCCTTTAATGCTCTGGGGAAAATAGATAGATCTCAGGGGACCAGGTGGAGGACTGGATAGAGACTGAGTGCTCTGTATGAATCTGAGAAAGTGGTGACCCTGTAGAGAGAACAGATCTGCTGTTTGATGCTCAGATCAATGATTTTGACTGAACACAATTTCTTTATCCCACACATGAGAGATTAACATGTATATTATACAGCAAAATATGAGATTCAAGTAAAAGTTTAACTGTGATGACGAGGAAACAATGTTTCATCCATCGTACGTGAAATTCattgaaaatatcaatttcaattattttttttatgagaaacaACCTCATTTAATCATTATTTTGTGTGAAAGTTTGCTTTCTTGTTAATAGCATCACAACTCAGGCTGTGGAGTTACTTCAGTCTTCACAGCAGACAGACAATCATCGTGCTGCCGTCCAGATGCTCTCATGTCATCTGACACGTGCCTCCCAGTTGCTGTGAGTAGCTGGTTGATGTCCGTTTCCCACACTTCCTCTCTGTGCTGTGGTCAATGATCCACAAAAGGACTTCAGTGACAGATGCTGGCTGTGTGTGGTTGTAGTAAAAGAGCATTACATCACCAACCATCTGGAGGGAAACGATCCTATTGGCTGATTCTGACAATGTTGAAATATTCAATCTGTCATTCAAATACTCAAATATTACATTTCTTTCCTTGTGAtgtgttcattttttgtttatttacagaaataatGATTCTCTTGTCGTGGCCACAACTTCTTCCAAACCTTGAAATGAATCCAGACTGTGGGGCTGGGAGTTTCTTGGAGGCAGCTGTCTTCTGAAGTGTGCCAAATCCCTCtggggaggagctgctgctggtggactgcTTCTCATTAACTATTGTAACTTCTCTCCAGGGTTTCCCCACACTTTGACCATTTAGAACAGGCAATGATGAAGTTATCTCAACTTATTGGCCCATTAACAAGAAATACTGCAACAACTGACATGTAATCAATACATGTAGAAATCTTCCAGTGCTCCAATTaacaaaaaagtggatttttaaaGTCGTCTATGGCCTCTTGACTGAGTCATCTGGGATTCTTACACATCAAACACAGTCAGTGACTGTAAATTACACTTTGCAGTATTGTCTGTCATGTGTTTGGAGTTGagtttttcaggaaaaaaatactttagtCAGGCTTCAGGTCTCCTCTGCAGattctaatttttttctgaatcgaTCTCAATCAGTTAGGAATACAGCATATGAGCAAACTTGATCTGCTGTACAAGTGTACCATTATACGACTGAAACAAATTCTTAGTTAAATGGAATTAAAAATGTTGTTTGACAGTCCCACTTCATTTATTAAATTCATATTGAAATGATGGATAtacattttattgtttgcatttttgatGAAACCTGTTGCTGCTCTTGGTCTCCTCCAAACGATTCTCATTTCACTTGAATCAAGTGGATCAAATAACATTTTTGGATGAGAAAAGTCCCAAAGTGTTCTCCCTCTGAAGTTTATCAGAGCACGAGACATTTAAAACCTTCAATACTTTAtgttatgtttgtttctttgaagACAGAATCTTGTGCGGCATTTTGAAAGACGTCACCCTGCTGGGAGCCTCGCTTCCTCATAACCAGCATCCCTCCAGGGCAAAGGTCTGGATCTGTTGTCCCTCTGCGGCTCTGTGAGTGACTTCTCTCTGCTTTCCCACACTCTGTCCTTCCACCGCTTTCATTGGAGGAACAAAAGAAGTGTGTCTGATTATGCATCGCATTTGTCGCAATGAGAAACGTCTTCCCAGAAACATCTCAATAGAAAACTTCTAACAAAGttcttgaaaaagaaagaaacttcaATTTCAGTTTGTACTTTTTTGTGTGAAGTATATACATTCTTGCTCTATATTACACAGAGTGACATAAAATCCATTAAATCTCTTCCTCAGAAGTCTTTATTGAGCTGTGCTTTGGTTGTTTTCATGTCAAAATGATGCACAGAAGAGGCAGTTTTTGCAAACAATGAGTCTGCTTCAGTGTACTGATTTACAGTTATTTCATTCCTATAAATGTTTTCATATCTTGTTTTCCAGTTATTGCAAGTAATATAATTAAAAGAGGGATGGTGATTCTTACTGTCAAGACTCTGCCAAGACCGAATTTGTCCATATTAGTTCAAGCTGGCCCCAAATCTTCATGGTCCTCACATTAGTCCATCCACTGGATGTGTTAAAAGAATGACATGTCAACGCAAATAATGTCGAATCAGCAGCTGCTCCAAAGTTTTCCGTGGCCAAATGGAGAAAGAGTTCCCATTTTATAAGAGTATTATCTAAAGTCTGATGTTAAAACAAGTCACAGAGTGGCCAAGTATAGTAAACTGTACAAGGAATTTGCTTTGGTGgtgcaaacagaaagaaaaagaaagaacagattAAAAAGACACAAGTGTAAAATATGAATAGAGGGAATTCAGAGGGAAAGAATGAATATCTTATGTAACTGTTTAGATGTATTTTTGTCCCCACAATGGTGTACGAAAGCACAAAGTAAACTTTTATCATGAAAACAAGAATGTTTGGATGTAACAGCTGATCAGTTTGGGGTTTTTGAGTTACTGAATGGATGCACGGTTTATTGAACAGGCTGTGTCTTGAAAGGTACTACTGTATTATTTGTGAGTGATCGTCATGGTGGAAGATTCAGATGTCCTATTTATGGACAGGTCGCTCGTGcaataaataaagtgttttctttgtcaaGACGACAGAAAACATTTCTCAGGAAATCCTGGATTGGAAACATAAAGACTTCTCAAATCACAGGACAGAAAGTCCATTAAATGTGACTTAATCCTGTCCAGTAATGGTTGGTCAATATTTAAATATAGATTTGAAAAGTGACTTCAGATTAATGGACCTCTCTTTAACAACTTTCTGCCATATTTCCTGCTGAACCTGCAGGTGTGTGATTGTTTGAATGTGTGGGTCTCACTCTGGTGGCTGTTCCCCACagtctggaccaatcagagatcaCAGTGAAGCGACCCGGAGAGCTCAGCGAAGTGCTGAAAGTGTGTaaagtcttgttttttattCCATTCTGCAGACAGAAAGCGACAAGTCTGCTGAAAGAAAtcaaagcaacacacacacatacttcaAGAAAacctgttattgttgttgttcaggTTATTCTAAtgaaatatgattttaaattaaaaaaaaaaagtcttcattcCTTCCACCCTCGAGTTGAAATCCTGTGGATAACCTGATAAAGTGTCCCTGCTGGCTCCAGCACGttgaataaaatattaataaaatgagCTGAGATGACACCCGCAACAACTTCAAACAATTTCCAAGTTCAGTTTAGTAACTCAACTTCTAACATTTAAACTCGACTGCTCAGTGTGTTTGATTCTCTGAGAGTtcaaaaaaggatgaaaagtttttttttttattttattttaaataaatgtacttCAATGAAAAATTGGAATAACGTCTGTTTTTCATTAAGATAAGAAACAACAAAGAAGCACCTGATTGGTCAGTCATGAGTCCCCTCTGTCCAATCAGCAGCTGCCCTCGAGGTCATGTTGACTTGTTTACCTGCTCCGCCTCCAGCCAGCAGCCGGAGCTCACGGTGTAGCcggtgctgcagtgttttctgacTCCCCAGAAAAATCCGACTCCCTCTTCAAGTGAACGCGCGCGGCTTAGGGTTCACTTTGTGGCCTCTTCACCCAGTTTTCCGTTGTACAATTACTGCAGTTTATGAAGACGAAATTTGTGGGGGAGTCAGTTTGTTAACCA encodes:
- the LOC115388060 gene encoding transcription factor HES-5-like, which codes for MAPTITAAITNSQDLLSLNHKIRKPLVEKLRRERINSSIEQLKSLLGPDFLKQQPDSKLENADILEMTVCFLTQLQQQNQQHRKLINHFNKLQSSSDLNLREADFSPLSSTVQTSSTKDKSPACSALWRPW